GCTAAGACCGTGAAGCCGTCCTGGAGCCTTCGGGCAAAGGGAAGTGGTGGAGCCGTCGGACCAGACTTGTAGTAGGTAAGCGATGGGGTGACGCAGGAAGGTAGTCCAGCCCGGGCGGTGGTTGTCCCGGGGTAAGGGTGTAGCCCGAGAGATAGGCAAATCCGTCTCTCATACAGGGTGAGACCTGATGCCGAGCCGATTGTGGTGAAGTGGATGATCCTATGCTGTCGAGAAAAGCCTCTAGCGAGTTTCATGGCGGCCCGTACCCTAAACCGACTCAGGTAGTCAGGTAGAGAATACCGAGGCGTTCGGGTGAACTATGGTTAAGGAACTCGGCAAAATGCCCCCGTAACTTCGGGAGAAGGGGGGCCATTTCCGGTGATCACTCTTGCAGTGTGAGCTGGGGGTGGCCGCAGAGACCAGCGAGAAGCGACTGTTTACTAAAAACACAGGTCCGTGCGAAGCCGTAAGGCGATGTATACGGACTGACGCCTGCCCGGTGCTGGAACGTTAAGGGGACCGGTTAGTCACATTTCGGTGTGGCGAAGCTGAGAACTTAAGCGCCAGTAAACGGCGGTGGTAACTATAACCATCCTAAGGTAGCGAAATTCCTTGTCGGGTAAGTTCCGACCTGCACGAATGGCGTAACGACTTCTCGACTGTCTCAACCATAGGCCCGGTGAAATTGCACTACGAGTAAAGATGCTCGTTTCGCGCAGCAGGACGGAAAGACCCCGGGACCTTTACTACAGTTTGATATTGGTGTTCGGTTCGGCTTGTGTAGGATAGGTGGGAGACTTTGAAGCTTGGACGCCAGTTCAGGTGGAGTCGTCGTTGAAATACCACTCTGGTCGTGCTGGATGTCTAACCTGGGTCCGTGATCCGGATCAGGGACAGTGTCTGATGGGTAGTTTAACTGGGGCGGTTGCCTCCTAAAGAGTAACGGAGGCGCCCAAAGGTTCCCTCAGCCTGGTTGGTAATCAGGTGTTGAGTGTAAGTGCACAAGGGAGCTTGACTGTGAGACCGACGGGTCGAGCAGGGACGAAAGTCGGGACTAGTGATCCGGCGGTGGCTTGTGGAAGCGCCGTCGCTCAACGGATAAAAGGTACCCCGGGGATAACAGGCTGATCTTCCCCAAGAGTCCATATCGACGGGATGGTTTGGCACCTCGATGTCGGCTCGTCGCATCCTGGGGCTGGAGTCGGTCCCAAGGGTTGGGCTGTTCGCCCATTAAAGCGGTACGCGAGCTGGGTTTAGAACGTCGTGAGACAGTTCGGTCCCTATCCGCTGCGCGCGCAGGAGTCTTGAGAAGGGCTGTCCCTAGTACGAGAGGACCGGGACGGACGAACCTCTGGTGTGCCAGTTGTCCTGCCAAGGGCATGGCTGGTTGGCTACGTTCGGGAGGGATAACCGCTGAAAGCATCTAAGCGGGAAGCCTGCTTCGAGATGAGGACTCCCACCCACTTGATGGGGTAAGGCTCCCAGTAGACGACTGGGTTGATAGGCCGGATATGGAAGCACCGTGAGGTGTGGAGTTGACCGGTACTAATAGGCCGAGGGCTTGTCCTCAGTTGCTCGCGTCCACTGTGTTAGTTCTGAGACAACGAACGACCGTGTTTACATCCGGTTCTGTGTACTCAATTGAATAGAGTGCCTGTTCGCTTAGTGCCGAAGTCCCCCTCGTGCGGGACACGGCCGATAGTGTTTCGGTGGTCATTGCGTTAGGGAAACGCCCGGTTACATTCCGAACCCGGAAGCTAAGCCTTTCAGCGCCGATGGTACTGCAGGGGGGACCCTGTGGGAGAGTAGGACGCCGCCGAACAATCTTTAGTCGGGAAAGCCCCGCACCTTTTGGTGCGGGGCATTTCTGCGTTCAAGACCTTTTCGGGTACGGAGCGGTTTCCCTTCCCCGTACCCGAACCATTCAGAGGCGGCCCGCCGCCTTCAGCGCCAGATAGGCATCCGCCAATGCCGGCGCCAATGAGTCGGGCACGGCGTCCACGACTGTGACGCCGTAGCGCTGGAGCTTCTCCGAGGTGCGGCGGCGTTGGGACTGCGCCTGGGAGCCGGCGGCGGCCTCGTAGACCGCGTCCACCGAGCCGCGGGCCGTGCTCATGGTCTGGGTGTGTGGATCTGCCACCGAGGCGACGAGCACTGTGTGCCGCTGGGTGAGTTGAGGGAGGACAGGCAGTAGTCCTTCCTCAACCGGTGCCGCTTCGAGGCTGGTCAGCAGGACGACGAGTGAACGGCGCGGAGCGCTTTTGAGGACCGTGGCGGCCAGGCCGCGCGCGTCCGTCTCCACCAGCTCGGGCTCCAGCGTGGACAGGGCGTTCACCAGTGCGGGCAGTACGTCGCTCGCCGAGCGGCCCCGGACCTGGGCGCGTGTCCGGCGGTCGTACGCCAGCAGGTCGACCCGGTCGCCGGCACGGGTGGCGAGCGCCGTGAGAAGCAGTGTGGCGTCCATGGCGGCGTCGAGACGGGGAACGTCGCCGACACGGCCTGCCGACGTGCGGCCGGTGTCGAGGACGACGAGGATGTGGCGGTCGCGTTCGGGGCGCCACGTACGAATCGTGACCGCTGACTGACGGGCAGTGGCGCGCCAGTCGATGGACCGGGTGTCGTCCCCCGGTATGTAGGGGCGGAGGCTGTCGAACTCGGTGCCCTCGCCGCGGGTGAGCACACTTGTCCGGCCGTCGAGTTCGCGCAGTCGGGCGAGCCGGGACGGAAGGTGCTTGCGGCTCGTGAACGGTGGCAGGACACGCACCGTCCACGGCACATCGTGACTTCCCTGGCGGGCCGCCAGACCGAGAGGGCCGAAGGACCGCACAGTCACTCGCTCCGTGCGCCTGTCGCCGCGGCGGGTGGGGCGGAGGAGCGTGGAGAGCCGACGGCGTTCCCCGGCGGGAACCGTCAACTCGTGCCGGGACGCGGTCTGGTCGGTGCCGGTCGGCCAGCTGCTCGGGGGCCATGCGTCGCGGATGTGGGCGCGCAGGGTGCGGCGTGCCGGATTGGCGACCGTGAGCTGGACCTCGGCACTTTCTCCAAGTCGAACTGACGTATCACCACTTCGAGTGAACCGGAGCGTTCGCACTGGCGCGGCCAGGCAGTAGTCGCACAGAATTGCGAGGGAGAGGGGCGCGTTGACCGCCAGCATCCCGGCCCAGCTGGGGGCGAGGAGGCCGACGGGAATCGAGCCGAGAGCGGCGAGGAGCGCCGCTCGTCCGGTGAGGGCCATGGTTCATCGCCTCATCGGGGCACGGGGACATGGGCCAGGATCGCGGTGATGACGGAGTCCGCGGTGACTCCCTCCATCTCCGCTTCGGGGCGGAGCTGGACGCGGTGTCGCAGGGTGGGCAGTGCCAGGGCCTTCACATCGTCGGGCGTGACGTAGTCGCGGCCGGTGAGCCAGGCCCAGGCACGGGCGGTGGAGAGCAGAGCGGTGGCTCCTCGTGGGGAGGCACCGAGGGAGAGCGAGGGGGAATCACGAGTGGCGCGGCAGATATCGACCACATAGCCGGCTATCTCCGGGGAGACCGAGGTCTTGGCGACCGCGGCGCGTGCCGCTTCGAGGTCGGCCGGGCCCGCGACGGGGCGTACGCCGGCCGCCTGGAGGTCGCGTGGGTTGAAGCCGTCCGCGTGGCGGGTCAGGACGCTGATCTCGTCGTCGCGTGACGGCAGAGGGACAGTCAGCTTCAACAGGAAGCGGTCGAGCTGTGCTTCGGGGAGGGGATAGGTGCCCTCGTACTCGACCGGGTTCTGTGTGGCCGCGACCAGGAACGGATCGGGGAGCATCCGGGGCGTTCCGTCGATCGTGACCTGGCGCTCCTCCATCGCTTCGAGCAGCGACGACTGCGTCTTGGGCGGGGTGCGGTTGATCTCGTCGGCGAGCAGCAGGTTGGTGAAGACGGGACCGGGCTGGAAGGAGAACTCCGCTGTGCGCGCGTCGTAGACGAGGGAGCCCGTGACGTCGCTCGGCATCAGGTCGGGCGTGAACTGGACGCGCTTGGTGTCGAGTTCGAGAGAGGCGGCGAGGGCCCGTACCAGGAGTGTCTTCGCGACGCCGGGGACTCCTTCGAGGAGGACGTGGCCCCGGCAGAGCAGGGCGACGACGAGTCCGGTCACGGCGGGGTCCTGGCCGACCACGGCCTTCGCGATCTCGGCGCGCAGGGCCTCCAGGGAGGCGCGGGCGCTGTCCGAGTTCGTAGCGGTCTCGGGGGTCGGGGCACTCATGAGGTGCGTACCTCTCTTTCGAGGGCGTCGAGTTGATCCGTCAGACGGATGAGAGCGGCATCGTCGGCCGGCGCCGGGCCGAAGAGCAGCGTGCGGGGATCCCGCGAGCTGTCGGGGAGTTGCGCGGAGACAGCGGGGACGAGGGCCTCCGGAGTGTGGGCCTCGGACGGCGGGACACCGAGGAGGGAAGCGAGGCGGGTGCGGGTCTCCTTACGGAGTACCGAGGCCGCGCGGTCGCGGGCGTTGGCCTTGCGATAGAGGCGGGCGCGGCCCTCGGTGGCCTCGGAGGCGCGGATGGCGACCGGGAGCCGTTCGGCGACGACGGGACCGAGTCGGCGGGAGCGCCACACGGCGGCCAGTACGGCGGCGAGGGCGAGTTGGAGAGTGCCCCAGAGCCAGCCGGAGGGGATCAGGTCAAGGAAGCTTGACTCGCCGCCTCCCGCCGCCTCCTGTTCCTGCCTCTCGTCGCTGCTGTCACCGCTGTTGTCGTCACCATTGCCGCTGCCGGATTCGGTGGCGGAGGGATCACCGAGTGAGGGGAGGTACCAGACGATATGAGGTCGCGAGCCGAGGAGTTGAAGGGCCAGCGAGGCGTTGCCCTGTTTGGCGAGGCGCTCGTTGTAGAGAAGATCGGGGGAGCCGAGAAGGACGGTGTCGCCGCCGTCCGGGGCATCGACCCTGAGAAGGCTCGGAAGTCCGCCGGTCGGGTAACAGGCGTCGGCTTTCGGCGAGTCCGTGTCGTAGCGCACTCCGCCGATGTCGACGGCGCCGGCGCTGCGGGCGGCGGGCATGGAGCAGCGGGGGTCACGCGCGGCCACCGATGTGTCAGGGGCCGAGATGACGTCCGGGGCCAGGATGTCGACGGAGGGCGGTCCCGCCGACAGAAGGACCGTACGACCGCCGGAGGTCTCCGTCGCGCCTCGCAGCATGCGCTGCTGATGGAAGGTCAGCAGATTGGGAGAGGTAACCACCAAGGTGGTGTCCGGGCCGGCCCCATCTGTCGCTTCGGCGAGTGTCGTGACCACGCGGGTGGAGACACCGCGGTCCTTGAGCAGTTCGGCGACGGCACGGCTGCCCAGCGGGTCGGCGGAGCGGGGGTCGAGGCGGCCGTGCTGGTCGCCGGAGCGTACGGCGGCCAGGGCGATCCCGGCCACGAGAAGAATGGCGAGCGCGATCAGCAGCCCTCGGACACGCTTCCAGACCTGCTGGGCGCTGGGCGACATGGAGGTGGAGCTGGTCGCGGGCCGGGGCGGGGAGTTCGTCGTGGTGCCGGTCATTCGGCGGCTCCCTGGGTGGCGCCGCTCAGCTGGGGTTTGCTGTTCTCCAGCCCGAGGTCCAGTTCACGCAGGCGCAAGTATGTTCCCCGGTCCGCCGAGCGCCCGCCGTACGTGACGTCGTCGAAGGATCTGGCGGCCGCCCGCAGGGCGATCGCGTGCTCGGGGAGTGAACGGCCGGCGTCGGCGGCCGCCTCGTCGGCGGTGCGGCCGGGGCGCGGGTCGAGCACGGTGCGCTCCTCCAGGGAGCGAACGACGGCACGCATCCGTTCCTGGACGGCCTGGTTCCAGCGTTCGGCCGCGGCGTGCTCCTCGGCGTTGGCGCGGTGTTCGGCCGCGCCGCGCGGGCCGGATTCGAAGAGTGCGTCCTTGGGACGGGTGGTGCGTCGGGGGGTGCCGAGCCGCCACCAGAGGGCGGCGCCGAGCGCGGCGACGATCAGTGCGATGACGGCGAGACCGACCGGGCTCGTAACTCCGGAACCGGCGACGGAGTTGAAGAGATCCCCGATCCACTCCCAGAAGCGGTCCATCGCTCGCTGGAGCAGATTCGGGTCGTTCTCGTGGTACATCGGCTTGGACAGCTCGTCCTCGGCCGCCTCACGGGCGGGGACGCGCGAGGTGTCCACCGGTATGTCGTCGCTCGTGCGTGCCGTCAGCCACACCGATGCCGTGCCCCCCGTGCCGAACACCGCATCAGCCCCTGGGGGCGTCGTTGCCAGGCCGCTCGGAGCCGTAGCCCGGTACGCCGGCGGCGCGTGCGAGTTCGAGGTCCAGGGCTTCGCGCCGGATGCGCTGGTCCACGTACAGGAGCACCGAGACGCCCGCGGAGATCGGCAGCGTGATGGAGGTGCTGATCACCGTGCCGATGCCGGTGATGATCAGGAAGGGCCAGCCGAAGTCCGGACCGCTGTCGGAGAACAGGCCGCTGACACCTTCGCCGTCCACGGCCATGGCGACGAGGCTGAACGGCACAGCGATGATCATGGACACCACGAAGGTCAGCAGCATCGTCAGCAGCAGGATGCCGAAGATCCGCCACCAGGTGCCCTTGACGAGCTTGGCGGAGCGGCGCAGGGATGCGACGATCCCCTGCCGTTCGAGCATCAGGGCCGGCGAGGCGAGGCTGAAGCTGACCATCAGCCAGATCACCAGGACGAGCGCGGCCAGTCCGCCGAACATCGTCAGCGCGATCCCGGCACCGGAGCCGATCAGCAGTCCCGGGAGGATGCCCACCGTCACGACGAGGGCGCCCATGACAGGCAACAGCAGGGTCAGGCCGAGGAGTTGGAGCAGCCGGGGCCGCGCCTCGGTCCAGGCGTCCGACAGCGTGACGCTGCGGCCGAGCACGGAGCGGCTGATGACCACGGTCAGCACGGCGGTGGTGAAGAGCGTGCCGATTATGGTGATGAGAAGCGACGGCGCGAGTGCGATGAGGCTGGACTGCATCGCGTCGACGGCCTGGTTCAGGGCTTCTGTCGGGCTCGCGTTCGGGTCGATGTCCACCGGCTCCGGCAGGAGATAGCGCTGGACGAGTATGTCGCCGATCTGCGAGATGACCGCGACGACGATGGTGACGCCGAGGACGGTGCGCCAGTGTGCCCGCAGCGTGGACACGGCGCCGTCGAGGATCTCCCCCACACC
This window of the Streptomyces niveus genome carries:
- a CDS encoding DUF4350 domain-containing protein, yielding MTGTTTNSPPRPATSSTSMSPSAQQVWKRVRGLLIALAILLVAGIALAAVRSGDQHGRLDPRSADPLGSRAVAELLKDRGVSTRVVTTLAEATDGAGPDTTLVVTSPNLLTFHQQRMLRGATETSGGRTVLLSAGPPSVDILAPDVISAPDTSVAARDPRCSMPAARSAGAVDIGGVRYDTDSPKADACYPTGGLPSLLRVDAPDGGDTVLLGSPDLLYNERLAKQGNASLALQLLGSRPHIVWYLPSLGDPSATESGSGNGDDNSGDSSDERQEQEAAGGGESSFLDLIPSGWLWGTLQLALAAVLAAVWRSRRLGPVVAERLPVAIRASEATEGRARLYRKANARDRAASVLRKETRTRLASLLGVPPSEAHTPEALVPAVSAQLPDSSRDPRTLLFGPAPADDAALIRLTDQLDALEREVRTS
- a CDS encoding DUF7544 domain-containing protein codes for the protein MNDTPGWASPGSAPSDGQDASVPRPAEPADDIGTPSDSPSKWSKTQPPAGQWSAPSAPGPVPPAPRPAPGWGGPGPGGRHSGWGQPPVAAKPGVIPLRPLGVGEILDGAVSTLRAHWRTVLGVTIVVAVISQIGDILVQRYLLPEPVDIDPNASPTEALNQAVDAMQSSLIALAPSLLITIIGTLFTTAVLTVVISRSVLGRSVTLSDAWTEARPRLLQLLGLTLLLPVMGALVVTVGILPGLLIGSGAGIALTMFGGLAALVLVIWLMVSFSLASPALMLERQGIVASLRRSAKLVKGTWWRIFGILLLTMLLTFVVSMIIAVPFSLVAMAVDGEGVSGLFSDSGPDFGWPFLIITGIGTVISTSITLPISAGVSVLLYVDQRIRREALDLELARAAGVPGYGSERPGNDAPRG
- a CDS encoding DUF4129 domain-containing protein; this encodes MFGTGGTASVWLTARTSDDIPVDTSRVPAREAAEDELSKPMYHENDPNLLQRAMDRFWEWIGDLFNSVAGSGVTSPVGLAVIALIVAALGAALWWRLGTPRRTTRPKDALFESGPRGAAEHRANAEEHAAAERWNQAVQERMRAVVRSLEERTVLDPRPGRTADEAAADAGRSLPEHAIALRAAARSFDDVTYGGRSADRGTYLRLRELDLGLENSKPQLSGATQGAAE
- a CDS encoding AAA family ATPase → MSAPTPETATNSDSARASLEALRAEIAKAVVGQDPAVTGLVVALLCRGHVLLEGVPGVAKTLLVRALAASLELDTKRVQFTPDLMPSDVTGSLVYDARTAEFSFQPGPVFTNLLLADEINRTPPKTQSSLLEAMEERQVTIDGTPRMLPDPFLVAATQNPVEYEGTYPLPEAQLDRFLLKLTVPLPSRDDEISVLTRHADGFNPRDLQAAGVRPVAGPADLEAARAAVAKTSVSPEIAGYVVDICRATRDSPSLSLGASPRGATALLSTARAWAWLTGRDYVTPDDVKALALPTLRHRVQLRPEAEMEGVTADSVITAILAHVPVPR
- a CDS encoding DUF58 domain-containing protein; the protein is MALTGRAALLAALGSIPVGLLAPSWAGMLAVNAPLSLAILCDYCLAAPVRTLRFTRSGDTSVRLGESAEVQLTVANPARRTLRAHIRDAWPPSSWPTGTDQTASRHELTVPAGERRRLSTLLRPTRRGDRRTERVTVRSFGPLGLAARQGSHDVPWTVRVLPPFTSRKHLPSRLARLRELDGRTSVLTRGEGTEFDSLRPYIPGDDTRSIDWRATARQSAVTIRTWRPERDRHILVVLDTGRTSAGRVGDVPRLDAAMDATLLLTALATRAGDRVDLLAYDRRTRAQVRGRSASDVLPALVNALSTLEPELVETDARGLAATVLKSAPRRSLVVLLTSLEAAPVEEGLLPVLPQLTQRHTVLVASVADPHTQTMSTARGSVDAVYEAAAGSQAQSQRRRTSEKLQRYGVTVVDAVPDSLAPALADAYLALKAAGRL